Within the Iodidimonas sp. SYSU 1G8 genome, the region ATCCTCGCCGCGCACGATCAGCAGCGATTCAGGGCCGATCTCGGTGGTGATATAATCGCCCACATCCGGGATCTCCTCCTCGCGGCAGCCCATGAGCCAGACCCTGGACCACATGCGCTCCCATTCGAGCCTGGCGAAGTCCTTGGAGATGTAGCGTTCCTTGGGAATATAGTCACCGCCCATATCCGGCTCGGGCGCCTTGTCGATGGGCGTCCTGACGCTTTCCTTAACCCGTACGATGGCAACCATTCTCGCTCTCCTCGGCCAACGCTGCAGCAGCGGCCTGAGTTTATGCGTCAATGCTGGTTTTTCAAGAACGCTTTATGGGTGGCATTGCACCATTCGTTCCGATGCGCTTATCTCTGTTCCCGCATCGGGACCGGTTTCTTGAGGGAGAGGTCATGTCGATCGAGATAGAACCGCTCGGCGCCGCCGCTGGCGCCCGCATCCACGGCGTGGACCTGTCGCAGCCGCTCGATGAGGCGGATTTTGCCCGGGTCCGCCGGGCCCTGCTGGATCATCTGGTCATTTTCTTTCCCGACCAGCATCTGTCACCCGACGAGCACAAGGCATTCGGGCTTCGCTTCGGCACGCTCAACATTCATCCCCACGTCAAGCCGCTGGATGGCCATCCGGAAGTGCTCAATATCGTCAAGGAGCCAGACGATCGCCTGAATTTCGGCGGCGGCTGGCACTCGGACATGTCGTTTCTCGACAAGCCGGTGCTTGGGTCGATCCTCTATGCGCGGGAGATTCCCCGCACGGGCGGCGATACCATGTGGGCCAACATGTGCCTCGCCTATGACGCGCTGAGTACCGGCATGAAGCAGATGCTGGCCGGCCTGACCGCCATCCACACGGCCGAAGACATCTATGGCGCGCAAGGCATCTACAACAATGACGACCGGCGAAGCATGCGGACCCAGGCGGCGGAACAAGCCTCGGGCCGTGCGGAGCATCCCGTGGTGCGAACGCACCCGGAAACCGGGCGGAAGCTGCTGTTCGTCAACGAGGCCTTCACCACCAAGTTCAAGGGAATGACACGCGCCGAAAGCCGGCCGCTGCTGGATTTTCTGTGCCAGCACGCGACCAGCGCCCCGTTCGTGTATCGCCACCGCTGGACCGAAAACGAGGTCGCCTTCTGGGACAATCGCTGCACCCAGCATTTCGCCCTCAACGACTACGCCGGCCAGCGCCGGGTGATGCACCGGGTTACCGTCAATGGCGACCGGCCGTACTGACACCGGGATTACATTCCTGTCACCGTGACACTGGCGCGGCGGCGCCCCGATCATAAATCCTCGTAAACGACGTTCCGGCGAAAACCCGGGGACGTGCATTGACCTGACCGTCCACGAGGATGAGCCACCGCCTTGACGATGATCGCGAATGATTTGAGCGGCGATACCGCGGGACGCCTCACGGTGGCCTGTGTCGTCGGCCTGCCCGGCCCTCTCGCCGAACGGTGCGCCGCCCTGCTGTCCGAGTTGTCCGCCCTGCCCGGCCGCGGCAACATCCCGGTCGTCTCGGCCAATTCACTGGGCGAACTGGGTCACCGGCTGCTGACGGTGCCGACCCCGGCGGTGCTGCTGGCCGAGCGCCCGGAATCGAGCCTGCTTCAGGCCCTGATCGAGACCGAGCGACGCTTCCTCGTCGTCCTGGAATCACCGCGGACCAGCCTCGACACGCTGGTAAACGAGCGCGGAATGTCCGTCGCCGATGCCATCCGCTTGGTGGCAAACGGGTGCGCCGCTATCACCGGCCTCGCCGTCACGCCAGGCGCGCTGGTCATTCGCCCTTCGGACGGCGCCGACAACCGGGTCTTGCGCGATGCGATCGCCGCCCATTTCGGCATGGCCTCCCAAGAGGCGCCGGAGCCTGACAGCGAGGTCTCCCTTCCCGCGGCCGGCATACAAGCGGCCGAACCCGACTGGAAAGAGCTGATCGAAGAAAGCCTGGCGGGCGGCGACAGAGGGCTACCGCTTCCAGCCCTGGCTGGCGGCGCGCTCGATGCGTTCGGGTCGCTGGATGGCGGCGGCTTGCGCGGACCGCTGACCTGGGGCCGCGACCTGCTCACGGCCGCCGGCAGTCCGCAGCGGCCAGCGACCGGCGCCGTCGACATCACCGGCGCGAGCCGATGCCTGGTCTACGGCCCCTACATCCGGCTGCCGCGTGGCTCCTGGTCCTGCGCGCTGCTGTTCGGGTGCTCGGCCGAGACCGTCGGATTGCCGATGATCGCCGAGGTTTTCGCGGGCAACGTTCTCGCGACCGCGCGCTTCACCATCGAGGACGCCGGTATCTTCGAGATCGAGATGCCCTTCGAGAACCCCGATTCCGATGCCCTGATCGAGGT harbors:
- a CDS encoding TauD/TfdA family dioxygenase, with the protein product MSIEIEPLGAAAGARIHGVDLSQPLDEADFARVRRALLDHLVIFFPDQHLSPDEHKAFGLRFGTLNIHPHVKPLDGHPEVLNIVKEPDDRLNFGGGWHSDMSFLDKPVLGSILYAREIPRTGGDTMWANMCLAYDALSTGMKQMLAGLTAIHTAEDIYGAQGIYNNDDRRSMRTQAAEQASGRAEHPVVRTHPETGRKLLFVNEAFTTKFKGMTRAESRPLLDFLCQHATSAPFVYRHRWTENEVAFWDNRCTQHFALNDYAGQRRVMHRVTVNGDRPY